The DNA segment AAATCTTTGATACTAACAATAACGGTATCCAAGATGGCAATGAAGTTGGGCTAGCCAACTGGCCAGTTCGATTAAAGTACGCCCCAAGTTTACTGGAATCTAACGGTGGACCCGTTCCCGATACGATTAGTAGTACGGTTAATGCCGATGTGTATGCAGAGGTTGTCGCACGCTTTGGACTCACCGCAGATCCGCTCCTAGAGAATGGTTACGCAAACCGCATGACCGATGTCAACGGTGAAATGACCTTTAGCGTACTGTTACCTAATGGCTATGGTGATGCGCCATTGACTCAGTATCCATCTGACTTCTATCAGGTAGAAGAGGCCACAGCGCAAGGTTGGATGGCGACATCAAGTATTACAATCGACTTTGATGTGCGATCCGAGGCCAGCGGCCCAGATGGTCGACACCCTCCTATCATGGGTAACGCTTATCAAGACAATAGCAACACCCTTTTAGGTGACGTGGTATTTACCAATATCTGCTTCAACGAAGCGAGTTTCGGTACTAAAGGTTATTGGCATAACAAGAATGGCTTAGGCGAAATGGAAACCGCTTTTGTCACAAGTTATATCAATAGCTTAGATCCTTATGACAGCGAAACCAGCTATTTTGGCAAAGGCGATGAGCCATTTGATGGCATGTTCACCAATGGTACTTTGGTCGATACTGCTTACAAAAATGACTCCATCACAGATGGGATCTCAGCAGGTGCGGGTACCGTCAAAGCCGAGGTGTCCCACTTCTTAATTGATGGTAATGGCGGCGGCGATCCACGAGAGCAGCTCGCTCAGCAATTGCTGGCATTTCTGTTCAATATTGAGTATCGCCTAGGTGGTGATGCCGTGTTAATGATGCCTGGCGGAGGCACTATGTCTACCGCAGATATCGTTGCAGCAGCAATCAGCGCGTGGCAAGGTACAGATGCCGCAGCGCAAAATCACTACAAGACCTTGTTAGATACCTTTAACAACATGAAAGTTGCCGATGGTAACGGTGTTAAGTACGTACCAAGCGATCCTAGTCAGTGCCCTGCACTGCCCGTCGCATACTAGTACCACCTAAGCTCAGGGATGAGCTTCACTTTCTACCTATCTCCAACTCTGGGGAGCAAAGAGCAAGATCCGATTCAAAGCCAATATCGACACTCATAGTGACAATATTTTGCCAAACGTCAATAACTCGGCATTTTTAGCTGCCTATCGGCTTGCGTTCCGTCAAATCCTACCTAAAATTTATACATCGATAGTTCGCCATTGAGGGCACTGACACAGAGTTTCTCTAAGGGAGAACCGTGAACAAATTCCAAAAGAAAAAACCCATTGCTTGTAGAGAGATCCTTGTGCTTGACCTTACTGGTGAGTTTTTTTTCTGTGCAAAAGAGCGCAAACCGTTTCGTTGGCACTGCATCCTTGCCGATACCCTCGCGAGTGCAAATAAAGCAGTGCAAGATTATAATTTTTTCGTTGCCATTGCAGTGCTATCTAAAAAAACTCAGCATCGGGTGCTCAACAGCGTCAATGAGATAAACCAGCGTCAACAGAACATTATTTGGATAGCGGTTTTAATCGATATCGATGCGGTAGATGCAGCACTCATATCACGCCTACCCTACTATTTTACCGACTACCACCATCTTCCCATCGACTGGGACCACCTCAACCAAACATTGGGTCATGCTTATGGCATGGCAATCTTGAAGCAAAAGGAGCAAGGAGGTTGCCGTCATCTTGGTCAGAAAACACCGTTTTTGGGTGACTCTCATTTGATCAATAAACTAAGAAGTAACATTACCAAGGTTGCCGCATCGGACGAGGCAGTATTGATCAGCGGTGAAACAGGCACGGGGAAAGGCCTATGTGCTCGTCTTATCCATAGCCAGTCAGCCCGAAAAAGAGGCCCTTTCATCACCATCAACTGTGGCGCCCTGCCACAAAGCTTGATCCATTCTGAGCTATTTGGTCACGAAAAAGGCGCCTTTACTGGCGCAGATAAACAATACATAGGCCATATAGAGAGAGCCAATAAAGGCACACTATTTCTAGATGAAATAGGTGATCTTACGTTAGAGTCTCAAGTGAACCTGTTACAATTTCTCGAAGAGCATATCATCGAGCGTCTCGGTGGCAATAAAACCATCAACATTGATTGCCGGATCATCTTCGCCTCTCATATTAATCTTGAAACCGCTGTCGAAGAGGGGCGATTTCGTGAAGATCTCTATTATCGCATCAATATACTGCACCTACACGCGCCGAGTCTTAGAGAGCATAAAGAAGATATTTTACTGCTCGCGAATGAGTACCTTAATCTGTTCAGTCCCGAATATCAAAAGTATACCCTTTCCCCCAAAGCGCTGGATATCATGCTCGCTTATGAATGGCCAGGCAATGTAAGAGAGCTCAAGAACCGCATACATCGCGGCATTATCATGGCAAATAGCGATCAATTAAGCGCAGCGGATTTAGGCATAAAAATCACCAATATTAAGCCGGATGAAAACGATGTGGTTGATCTTGCTCAGCACAGAGTGGTGATCGATACCGAGCTGCTACTCGATGCCATCAAGCGTAATAACCACAATATCTCTGCTGCGGCGCGTGAGCTCAAGATCTCCAGAACCACCTTTTACCGTCTGATTAAGAAATGCAAAATTAAACTCTAGTGATGGCTATTCGAGTCCATTTGAATAGCCGAGGATCCCCACAATGTTAAGATATAAACGACTACCGCTGGCGTTATTACTGACTCCCTTGTTACTTACTGGCTGCCAGCCGCAAAATAACGCCGAATTGCAAAAGGAGATGGCATCACTCAAGCAGGAAATCACGCAGCTGAAAAAAGAGATGAGTACGATTGGAGGTCAAGTTAACGATATTCATACCATTGCGATGCGATCTCAAAAGCCGCAATATAAAACCTTACCGACACAGTCTAACTACGGTGAAGATGGTAAATTACCTTTACAGGGCGATGCCACAGCTCAGCTAGCCATTATCGAGTTTTCAGACTACCAGTGCCCTTACTGTAAACGTTTTATCGATCAAACATTCACTAAGCTAAAATCCAATTATATCGATACTGGCAAGGTGCAATATCTCACCCGCGACTTTCCGCTGAACTTTCACCCTAAGGCCAAAGGCGCCGCGATTGCCGCAAACTGCAGTCTGCAACAAGACGCATACTGGCCAATGCGTGATTCACTGTTCAAGAATATGAAGCAACTCGATGATGAGCTGTACCAACAAATCGCCAGCAATCTCTCATTAGATATGACCAAGTTTAACGCCTGCCTTGCAGATGAGCAGATGCTCAATAAGGTGCAGCAAGATGTTGCCTATGGCTCCTCTCTAGGGATCAGAGGCACACCTAGCTTTGTGATTGGTAGAGTCGAGAACGGTCAATTAATCTCACCCAAGCTGATTGTCGGTGCCCAGAGTTATCAAACTTTCGCGCGATTACTCGATGAGCTACTCGCCAATCCCAAAAAAGTAACTAGCAAACAGTAAAATCCGTGAATATATCACGACTCTATACTGTTCCAGCTTAAAACGATTAATACCAGTATTGGGCCACGGTCCATTATTGGTATTAGCTCCTTACTGGTAATAACCTCTTACTATTAACAGACCCTCTAAATTAAGCAAAGGCTTTATATACTCATCTTTAAATACCTTTCTTACCATGCTCTATCCCCCCCTTACTTGCTTGCCCCAAGTAAACTACGTGAGCTAACGATTTAGACTGAATGAAGTGCTAAGCACTATTTTAGTTCTGCTTTTTCATTGCTAAACACACTTATTCTCAGGCACGGAGCGCTGAATTCACAAGAGAACTGCACCAAGTGTAACAAGCGTTACAGCCTCAACTTGAACACTATAAAAAAATAACCCCCAAACAAACAATTAGTTAGATGGGCGACCTAAATATTTCTGTTTCACCTCTGAAACATCTCATTCCAACCAAGAGAGCCGAAAACAAAGATTACCCTTTGTATTCAAATGGATACAGCTATGGCTTAGGGTTTGCTTACTCTCTTAGCATAAGTTTGAATTTGCCCTCACTGAAGTAAATTGCTAGCGATCTTTTCAGTCAGGTAATCAGTCTTATCGGCAAACTGCCGACAGTGACGTGACCATGGGGCCACGTCAAATTTTGACACACAGCAAGTAAAGATTTTATTAGTAAAAATTGACAAAAACTAAGCACGTTTTATCCATATTCACTTATTAAGATGGTAAATATTATGAAACGAATCAAATGCAAAAAGCTTATTCGCGCGTTAGGTATTGCGCTTATAAGCTCGACCACCCTCTATGGTGTGACGAGCCTGTCAACGGCAGATGCCGCAGCCTACGACTGGCTCGGCATGAGCGAAGATCCGACTAAATTTTGTATGGCTGACGCCTACTTGATGAAAGACGGTAATAAGCTCGCTCAAAATGCACTTAATTGTACCGCTAATGACGTCGAAATCACTAGAGTCACACCTATCGACCCAAACGCCGAGTGTAACTTAGGTGACGTGTTCACCTTCAATGCCGATGTAACGGTACGAACTAATGCGAATGAGCGTTGGGATACCACTTTCTATCTACCTTTAACAGAAGCCAGCCCTCAAGTTGTACAAGGTGCAGGCCTTCGTAACTGTAGCATGATCTTACCTATACCCGGTGACAGCCCTGAAACCGCCGATGTCCAATTAGACGGCGACCAATGTGGTGATATCACCAAAGCTTTAGGTCCAGATGAGTATGTGCTCACCAATGAGCCTATCACCATGTTATGTGCCGATGCCGATGGTAATAATCAGGCTGACTTCACCTACTGTGCGGCGTGGGATAATATCGAAAGAGATAATTGTACCTATGAAGAAGACCCTTACGCGGGTCAGGTCCCTAACAACAAATCTAAGTGTAATTGTGACACCTTTAATATCGATGTCTTTATTAAGCCTAAACCCCCTGTTGTGACTAAAACACTCACTAGCGTCTCAACTCGTAGTGAGCCTGGTGGCACCTTTAGCTATACCGTTAGCTTTACTAACCCTAATGCCCAAACCTCTCTGTTTATCACATCATTAAGTGATGAAATTGATATTGGTGCAGAAGGTGGGTTTGATACTTCAATCAATCTTTGGGGTTCACCTGTCACAGCCAATCCAAACGTTGATGGGCTGTACCTAACAGCAACTAACTGTTCAATGCCTGCTAACGGCGGTGAAATTCTGCCTAGTGCCACATACAGTTGTGCCTTTACAGTACATATTGTCGACCGGGACCTGCCCAATGATCAGAGCCCTGAGCTTTATGATGACTTAATTAAGCTAGCACTGATAGATAAGAATGGTGATGCCGTTGTTAACGGCGATAGCTGCTCTGCAATTTCAAGCATTGCCGGCGATCATTGTAGTAACGAGGTCCGAGTGCAGATCACCAACCTGCCACCCGCGATTACCGTGACCAAGACGACAGATAAAACGTTTGTATTGGAACCTGGTGCAAATGTTGAGTTTACCGTTACGGTCAAAAATGATGCGGCATTCTGGGATTCTCCACTCACGTTAACCGTGTTAAATGACACCGACTTTGGCGATCTTCTTGCCGATGAATGCTCTGCAATCTCCAAGACTATTGCCTTAGGTGGGACTTATACTTGTAAGTTCACCAAATTTATTGCTGGTGATGCTGGCGATAAGCACTCCAATACAGTGTCCGCTACAGCGATCGATGATGAGCATGATAAGGCGACAGGTAACGATTCTGCCATGGTCGATATCCGTGACGTACCATCGTCAATCACTCTGATTAAGACTGCAAATCCAACAGAAGTATTAGAAACCGGTGACGATCCAACTAACTACAGCAACGTTAGCTATAACTTTGAATTTAAAGTCGATGCTGCAGGTGTGGATGACGTGAGCTTCACCACTCTAACAGATAATATGTTTGGTAGCCTAACTGGTGAGTGTACAGTAGATAGTAAAAACGGTAACCCTATCGCTGATACAGCACTTAACGGTTTTGTATTACAACCTGGCGAGTACGCAAGCTGTGATATCACCAAGGGATTACAAGGTAATGCAGGTGATACTCATGTCAATATTGCCACCATTAGAGGTGTCGATGAAGACGGTCAGGATGTCGATGCATCCAATGATGCGACAGTAACCTTTACACCGCAGGCTCCAGATACCGATATGGCATTCGCAACCAGTATGCTAGTGGTGTTAGAGCTAACTAATGCCGGTGTCGAGAATGTGACCTTAACTGAACTCACAGTGAAGGGTGTAACAGTTGCCCATAATAATCCACACGCAGAGTTTACCGTCCTCAATGCTGCCAGTGGGGAACATGCAGGTGTTGCATACTCTCCTTGTGCCATAGGTACGGTACTTGGCTATAGCGGTTCAGGTAGTGAACACTATACCTGTGCCTTTACGATTGAGCTCAAGCCGGGTGTGGAAAACACAGACCCAATCACCTTCCTATCTGCAGGAGTCGACGGTATCGTCGCTGTGGTAGAGGATGATGAAGGTACGCCGATTGTCAATGGCGTAGCTGTTGAAGTTAATACCGTTGAGTAAATAACAGGACTCAACAATTAACAGTACTATTATTAACAGTACTATTATTAACAGTACTTATATTAACAGTACTTATATTAACAGTACTTAGCCTTGAAATGACAAGAGGGCGACGGTTAATACCGTCGCCCTCTTTATACCGATTGATATTATATATCACAATCTAGGATGATGAACTTAATAGCAAAACCAGAACAAAGGTTATTTTTTCCCGTTACCATGGCCGTTTCCGCCGCCACCGCCAGAGCTTGCTAGACTCAAACTAACAGAGGCGGTTGCCGTCTTATCGCCATCGCTGATGGTATAGCTAAAACTGTCACTACTCTTAAAGCTCTTTGCTGGTGAATATATCACTTGACCACTGCCATTAACCTGTACACTTCCCTTTGCCCCCTGACTCACTGAAACAATCGTTAGCTCATCATTCTCTGCATCCCAGTCATTGGCTAGCACATCGATAACCACAGATGTCTTTGAAGACATCGTCACACTATCACTGACCGCCACGGGAGCCGTATTAGCAGCCGACTTAACCGTATAGCTCACACTAGCTTTACCTAAATATTCAGTTGCACTCGCATTCTGAGCATTAAGGCCAATATTAAATGATCCAGCCTCGGCCTCAGTATCCGATGTAATGTTAATATCCACAACGGTACTGGCTCCAGGCGCCAAAGTCACCCGTGCCTGGCTTGCACTCCACCCTGTTGGCACATCGGCAAATAGAGTAAATACAGCCTCTGAACACGCCTCACTATCTTGGCTAGTCACAGTTGCACTATAACTCACTTGAGTACCCGCTGTGACTTCCGCCCCTTGAGGGTTAGATACCACAATAATTGGCGCGGCTAATGTACACGTTGGTAGCGGCTTTGCGACCGTATAACTTGCGTTATCGTTGCCA comes from the Shewanella halifaxensis HAW-EB4 genome and includes:
- a CDS encoding sigma-54 dependent transcriptional regulator, with protein sequence MNKFQKKKPIACREILVLDLTGEFFFCAKERKPFRWHCILADTLASANKAVQDYNFFVAIAVLSKKTQHRVLNSVNEINQRQQNIIWIAVLIDIDAVDAALISRLPYYFTDYHHLPIDWDHLNQTLGHAYGMAILKQKEQGGCRHLGQKTPFLGDSHLINKLRSNITKVAASDEAVLISGETGTGKGLCARLIHSQSARKRGPFITINCGALPQSLIHSELFGHEKGAFTGADKQYIGHIERANKGTLFLDEIGDLTLESQVNLLQFLEEHIIERLGGNKTINIDCRIIFASHINLETAVEEGRFREDLYYRINILHLHAPSLREHKEDILLLANEYLNLFSPEYQKYTLSPKALDIMLAYEWPGNVRELKNRIHRGIIMANSDQLSAADLGIKITNIKPDENDVVDLAQHRVVIDTELLLDAIKRNNHNISAAARELKISRTTFYRLIKKCKIKL
- a CDS encoding DsbA family protein; this translates as MLRYKRLPLALLLTPLLLTGCQPQNNAELQKEMASLKQEITQLKKEMSTIGGQVNDIHTIAMRSQKPQYKTLPTQSNYGEDGKLPLQGDATAQLAIIEFSDYQCPYCKRFIDQTFTKLKSNYIDTGKVQYLTRDFPLNFHPKAKGAAIAANCSLQQDAYWPMRDSLFKNMKQLDDELYQQIASNLSLDMTKFNACLADEQMLNKVQQDVAYGSSLGIRGTPSFVIGRVENGQLISPKLIVGAQSYQTFARLLDELLANPKKVTSKQ